From Brassica oleracea var. oleracea cultivar TO1000 chromosome C3, BOL, whole genome shotgun sequence, a single genomic window includes:
- the LOC106335128 gene encoding glutathione S-transferase F8, chloroplastic-like, whose amino-acid sequence MMGTILRSRLLPIKLSHSSLVFSPSQHSRSNLKFTSKSSPSTITMASIKVHGVPMSTATMRVLAALYEKELEFELIPVDMRAGAHKQEPFLSLNPFGQIPALQDGDLTLFESRAITEYIADEYSEKGEKLMCPGCNKVKALTKVWLNVEGQQFDPIASKIAFERVFKGMFGMTTDPAAVQDLEGKLVRVLDIYEARLSKSEFLACDCFTLADLHHLPVIHYLMGTDSKALFESRPKVCEWVKKITARPAWAKVVDLQKQ is encoded by the exons ATGATGGGAACTATTCTTCGATCACGCCTCCTTCCTATAAAACTCAGCCACTCATCCCTTGTCTTCTCTCCATCCCAACATTCTCGTTCCAACTTGAAATTCACATCCAAATCTTCTCCTTCAACTATCACCATGGCCAGCATCAAAGTCCACGGAGTCCCCATGTCCACCGCCACCATGCGCGTTCTCGCCGCTCTTTACGAGAAGGAACTCGAGTTCGAGTTGATCCCCGTCGACATGAGAGCCGGCGCTCACAAGCAGGAGCCTTTCCTTTCCCTCAAC CCCTTCGGTCAGATCCCTGCTCTCCAAGACGGTGACTTAACTCTATTCG AGTCACGAGCCATCACAGAGTACATAGCGGATGAGTACAGTGAGAAAGGCGAGAAGCTTATGTGCCCAGGCTGCAACAAAGTCAAGGCACTCACCAAGGTCTGGCTTAACGTTGAAGGTCAACAGTTTGACCCTATCGCCTCTAAGATCGCCTTCGAGCGTGTCTTCAAAGGCATGTTTGGCATGACCACCGATCCTGCCGCTGTCCAAGATCTCGAAGGCAAGCTCGTCAGGGTCTTGGATATCTACGAGGCGAGGCTCTCCAAATCCGAGTTCCTCGCTTGTGATTGCTTCACTTTGGCTGATCTCCACCACCTCCCTGTCATCCACTACTTGATGGGTACCGACTCCAAGGCCCTCTTTGAGTCTCGCCCTAAAGTTTGCGAGTGGGTCAAGAAGATCACTGCCAGGCCTGCTTGGGCCAAGGTCGTTGACCTCCAGAAGCAGTAA
- the LOC106335127 gene encoding beta-glucosidase 3-like isoform X1, protein MVYTSHAWSQPRKRGMDRITMFLLAATLAAVRCGCDANYTRNDFPRDFAFGSGTSAYQWEGAYNEDGKKPSVWDTYVHSRNLDNGDITCDGYHKYKEDVQLMVETGLDAFRFSISWSRLIPNGRGPVNPKGLQFYKNFIHELVSHGIEPHVTLYHYDHPQSLEDEYGGWLNRKIIKDFTAYADVCFREFGNHVKLWTTINEANIFTIGGYDGGGTPPGRCSTCSSGNSSTEPYIVAHNLLLAHASASRLYKQKYKDTQGGSVGFSIFAIGFRPSTNSNDDELAIQRFKDFFFAWMLGPLTYGDYPDGMKRIIGTRLPVFSEEESELVKGSSDFVGVIHYLAASVSDSQSKPFLPGDSKFFADMGVLLTYVGNFTAFEYEIAPWAMEGVLEYIKQSYGNPPVYILENGKPMKQDLQLQQEDTPRIEFLHAYMGAVLKAVRNGSDTRGYFVWSFMDLYELLSGYGYSFGIYSLNFSDPHRKRSPKLSAHWYSAFLKGNTTFLDSQDIMQLQSNLSSSATSL, encoded by the exons ATGGTTTACACGAGCCATGCATGGAGCCAGCCAAGAAAGAGAGGAATGGATCGGATCACCATGTTCCTCCTGGCAGCTACTCTCGCTGCTGTGAGATGCGGCTGTGATGCTAATTACACCAGAAACGATTTCCCTCGCGACTTCGCTTTCGGATCCGGCACTTCTGCTTATCAG TGGGAAGGAGCTTATAATGAAGATGGGAAAAAGCCTAGCGTCTGGGATACTTATGTTCACTCTC GTAACTTAGATAATGGAGACATAACTTGTGATGGGTATCACAAGTACAAG GAAGATGTGCAGCTGATGGTGGAAACTGGCTTAGATGCATTCAGATTCTCCATCTCTTGGTCTAGGCTTATACCCA ATGGAAGAGGTCCTGTTAACCCAAAAGGTCTACAGTTCTACAAGAACTTCATACATGAACTTGTATCCCACG GAATTGAACCACATGTTACACTGTACCATTACGACCATCCCCAGTCTCTGGAAGATGAGTATGGAGGATGGCTCAACCGCAAAATTAT CAAAGACTTTACTGCTTACGCAGATGTTTGCTTCAGAGAGTTTGGGAACCACGTCAAACTCTGGACGACGATCAATGAGGCTAATATATTCACTATTGGAGGTTACGACGGTGGGGGCACACCACCTGGTCGTTGTTCCACATGCTCGTCAGGCAACTCTTCCACTGAACCATACATCGTAGCACATAACTTGCTGCTTGCGCACGCCTCTGCTTCAAGGCTATACAAGCAAAAGTACAAG GATACGCAAGGAGGTTCTGTAGGCTTCAGCATATTTGCAATAGGATTTAGACCTTCTACAAACTCCAATGATGATGAATTGGCAATTCAAAGATTCAAAGATTTCTTCTTCGCCTG GATGCTTGGGCCACTTACATATGGAGACTATCCGGATGGAATGAAAAGAATAATTGGAACAAGGCTGCCTGTTTTCTCAGAGGAAGAATCAGAACTAGTTAAAGGCTCATCTGACTTTGTAGGAGTCATTCACTATCTTGCTGCTTCTGTCTCAGACTCCCAATCCAAACCTTTTCTTCCAGGAGACTCCAAATTCTTTGCAGACATGGGCGTATTACTGACTT ACGTTGGGAATTTCACTGCCTTTGAG TATGAAATTGCTCCATGGGCTATGGAAGGTGTGCTGGAATATATAAAGCAGAGCTATGGCAATCCTCCTGTCTACATTCTTGAGAATG GTAAACCGATGAAGCAAGATTTGCAGCTGCAGCAGGAGGACACACCAAGGATTGAGTTCTTACACGCTTACATGGGTGCTGTCCTCAAAGCCGTTAG GAATGGATCAGACACGAGAGGCTACTTCGTGTGGTCATTTATGGACCTGTATGAGTTGCTGAGTGGATACGGGTATAGTTTTGGAATTTACTCTCTGAATTTCAGTGATCCTCATCGCAAGAGATCTCCAAAACTCTCTGCACATTGGTACTCTGCATTTCTCAAGGGAAACACCACCTTTCTTGATTCCCAAGACATCATGCAATTGCAGAGCAACTTGTCTTCTTCAGCCACTTCCTTGTAG
- the LOC106335127 gene encoding beta-glucosidase 3-like isoform X2, whose protein sequence is MLHCTITTIPSLWKMSMEDGSTAKLYFTAYADVCFREFGNHVKLWTTINEANIFTIGGYDGGGTPPGRCSTCSSGNSSTEPYIVAHNLLLAHASASRLYKQKYKDTQGGSVGFSIFAIGFRPSTNSNDDELAIQRFKDFFFAWMLGPLTYGDYPDGMKRIIGTRLPVFSEEESELVKGSSDFVGVIHYLAASVSDSQSKPFLPGDSKFFADMGVLLTYVGNFTAFEYEIAPWAMEGVLEYIKQSYGNPPVYILENGKPMKQDLQLQQEDTPRIEFLHAYMGAVLKAVRNGSDTRGYFVWSFMDLYELLSGYGYSFGIYSLNFSDPHRKRSPKLSAHWYSAFLKGNTTFLDSQDIMQLQSNLSSSATSL, encoded by the exons ATGTTACACTGTACCATTACGACCATCCCCAGTCTCTGGAAGATGAGTATGGAGGATGGCTCAACCGCAAAATTAT ACTTTACTGCTTACGCAGATGTTTGCTTCAGAGAGTTTGGGAACCACGTCAAACTCTGGACGACGATCAATGAGGCTAATATATTCACTATTGGAGGTTACGACGGTGGGGGCACACCACCTGGTCGTTGTTCCACATGCTCGTCAGGCAACTCTTCCACTGAACCATACATCGTAGCACATAACTTGCTGCTTGCGCACGCCTCTGCTTCAAGGCTATACAAGCAAAAGTACAAG GATACGCAAGGAGGTTCTGTAGGCTTCAGCATATTTGCAATAGGATTTAGACCTTCTACAAACTCCAATGATGATGAATTGGCAATTCAAAGATTCAAAGATTTCTTCTTCGCCTG GATGCTTGGGCCACTTACATATGGAGACTATCCGGATGGAATGAAAAGAATAATTGGAACAAGGCTGCCTGTTTTCTCAGAGGAAGAATCAGAACTAGTTAAAGGCTCATCTGACTTTGTAGGAGTCATTCACTATCTTGCTGCTTCTGTCTCAGACTCCCAATCCAAACCTTTTCTTCCAGGAGACTCCAAATTCTTTGCAGACATGGGCGTATTACTGACTT ACGTTGGGAATTTCACTGCCTTTGAG TATGAAATTGCTCCATGGGCTATGGAAGGTGTGCTGGAATATATAAAGCAGAGCTATGGCAATCCTCCTGTCTACATTCTTGAGAATG GTAAACCGATGAAGCAAGATTTGCAGCTGCAGCAGGAGGACACACCAAGGATTGAGTTCTTACACGCTTACATGGGTGCTGTCCTCAAAGCCGTTAG GAATGGATCAGACACGAGAGGCTACTTCGTGTGGTCATTTATGGACCTGTATGAGTTGCTGAGTGGATACGGGTATAGTTTTGGAATTTACTCTCTGAATTTCAGTGATCCTCATCGCAAGAGATCTCCAAAACTCTCTGCACATTGGTACTCTGCATTTCTCAAGGGAAACACCACCTTTCTTGATTCCCAAGACATCATGCAATTGCAGAGCAACTTGTCTTCTTCAGCCACTTCCTTGTAG
- the LOC106333039 gene encoding nuclear transcription factor Y subunit B-5-like, whose product MAGNYPSFENPIPRFKNYNFGSSSSHHQNHDGLAVEDQQEEENMMIKEQERLLPIANVGRIMKNILPPNAKISKEAKETIQECVSEFISFVTGEASDKCHKEKRKTVNGDDICWAMANLGFDDYAEQLKKYLNRYRVIEGERANRHGRGAKLSSPDN is encoded by the coding sequence ATGGCTGGGAACTATCCTTCGTTCGAAAATCCAATCCCTAGATTCAAAAATTACAACTTTGGGAGCAGCTCATCTCATCATCAAAATCATGATGGTTTAGCGGTGGAGGATCAACAAGAAGAAGAAAACATGATGATAAAAGAACAAGAGAGGCTACTTCCGATAGCAAACGTAGGAAGGATCATGAAGAACATTCTCCCACCAAACGCAAAGATCTCTAAAGAAGCAAAAGAGACTATACAAGAATGTGTGTCCGAGTTCATAAGCTTCGTCACTGGAGAAGCCTCCGATAAATGCCACAAAGAGAAGAGAAAGACCGTCAATGGAGACGATATCTGTTGGGCTATGGCAAATCTAGGGTTTGATGATTACGCCGAGCAACTCAAGAAGTACTTAAATCGTTACCGAGTTATTGAAGGTGAGAGAGCCAATCGTCATGGCAGGGGAGCTAAATTATCCTCACCGGATAATTAA